From one Syntrophorhabdaceae bacterium genomic stretch:
- a CDS encoding ferredoxin family protein produces MKIDLEKCKGCGFCEEVCPLGVITIDDRKVVIHEGCVDCKSCMKVCPHDVLTPAPAEEGAKCMSCPIMCTIPEGSRGACMRYSNKGGEIIREGRLHTYEEIEGLLRTGHDDGSIGRPLITGIGSGTTYPDFRPSPFIVSGVRDGIDVVTVVTEAPLSYSGVKLKIDTDLYLGEESRKVYVRRKGKRHVGHLCTEEYGSKILSLGGVNILTSKDGMFAAKVLFEFLKGKEIKLEVENGSTLELTLGQPPKVNGKSEEHMRVGCGSAVSGLFAPYMAKAADEVIVLDGHITGLFSEHPSGKYLKKTRSAVTIKGRKSTDGRYFLDKGAGWGGTDVQEPLDVIKEIDAEKRVEGMTLLITETTGRKAVFYRMRDGRFMEEPLTEEASAFLETLRDSCEASRVSAVFAAGVGGSARAGVTKNPIKLTRAVHAGKVAISIGGAKPFIFPGGGINFLVDVEEIKQGSIYLSPTPSFVIPVEYTMSLETFKDIGGHIDAMRPVEEVVKSKGEKEQ; encoded by the coding sequence ATGAAAATAGATCTCGAAAAATGCAAGGGGTGCGGATTCTGCGAAGAAGTCTGTCCCCTCGGAGTGATCACTATCGATGACCGCAAGGTCGTGATACACGAAGGCTGCGTGGACTGCAAGTCATGTATGAAGGTATGCCCCCATGATGTGCTCACGCCCGCGCCGGCCGAAGAGGGCGCGAAATGCATGTCGTGCCCTATCATGTGCACTATTCCCGAAGGGTCTCGCGGCGCCTGCATGCGGTACTCCAACAAAGGCGGCGAGATCATACGGGAAGGTCGGCTCCATACCTATGAGGAGATCGAGGGGCTTCTCAGGACGGGCCATGACGACGGAAGCATAGGCAGGCCTCTTATTACCGGCATCGGTTCGGGCACCACTTATCCTGATTTCAGGCCTTCTCCTTTCATAGTGAGCGGGGTACGGGACGGGATAGACGTGGTCACCGTGGTCACGGAGGCCCCCCTCAGCTACAGTGGGGTGAAGCTGAAGATCGATACGGACCTCTACCTTGGAGAAGAGAGCAGGAAAGTGTATGTCCGGAGAAAGGGAAAACGGCACGTGGGTCACCTCTGCACTGAAGAGTATGGATCCAAGATACTCTCTCTCGGGGGCGTCAATATTCTCACCTCGAAAGACGGAATGTTTGCCGCAAAGGTCCTTTTCGAGTTCCTGAAGGGCAAAGAAATCAAGCTTGAAGTCGAAAACGGCTCTACCCTCGAATTGACCCTTGGCCAGCCGCCGAAGGTGAACGGGAAGTCGGAGGAGCATATGAGGGTCGGCTGCGGAAGCGCGGTGTCGGGCCTCTTCGCCCCTTATATGGCGAAGGCCGCCGATGAGGTGATCGTCCTTGACGGCCACATCACCGGCCTCTTCAGCGAGCACCCGTCAGGGAAATACCTGAAGAAGACGAGGTCCGCCGTGACAATAAAGGGGAGAAAGAGTACGGACGGGCGGTACTTCCTCGACAAAGGGGCCGGCTGGGGTGGGACCGATGTGCAGGAGCCTCTCGATGTCATAAAGGAGATAGACGCGGAAAAGCGTGTCGAAGGCATGACCCTTCTCATTACGGAGACCACGGGGCGGAAGGCTGTCTTCTACCGGATGAGAGACGGCCGGTTCATGGAAGAGCCCCTCACCGAGGAAGCCTCGGCATTTCTGGAGACCCTGAGAGATTCGTGCGAGGCTTCGAGGGTGAGCGCCGTATTCGCGGCGGGAGTGGGCGGCTCCGCCCGTGCCGGAGTGACGAAGAACCCTATCAAGCTCACTCGGGCGGTGCACGCGGGAAAAGTCGCGATTTCCATCGGTGGGGCAAAACCCTTCATCTTTCCGGGGGGAGGAATAAACTTTCTCGTCGATGTAGAGGAGATCAAGCAGGGAAGCATCTATCTCTCTCCCACTCCATCTTTTGTAATTCCCGTGGAATACACGATGAGCCTCGAAACGTTCAAAGATATCGGGGGCCACATAGATGCTATGAGGCCGGTGGAAGAGGTGGTGAAATCAAAAGGGGAAAAGGAACAATAA
- a CDS encoding amidohydrolase family protein produces MGTLAITNIGAIFTGDIGNPLIEGPVSILVKEGLISEIGKGPFEADKNIDVKGMTVCPGFIDSHAHPVFGDFTPRQNMIGFIDSSLHGGVTSMISAGEVHLPGRPTDPKGTKALALLAHKSFAKLRPQGVKVYGGALILEKGLKEDDFRELSEDGVWLVGEIGLGSVKEASEARVMVDWAKKYGMKVLMHVGGTSVPGSSTVTSEDVLTANPTVACHLNGGPTSVSLEEAKRVMSRTGCAIEIVHCGNPLMAKEITDAAKSLDMLHRLIIGNDAPSGTGVVPLGIWRMVNFVSALSNIPAEIAVCFATGNTKRTFNLTHGLIKPGDDADMQIIDAPMGSVGKDAKSAIEAGDIPGIAMVLIDGIARTQVSRNTPPPVRKIG; encoded by the coding sequence CGGTTTCAATTTTAGTCAAAGAGGGTTTGATCTCCGAGATAGGAAAAGGCCCCTTCGAGGCGGACAAGAACATTGACGTAAAAGGGATGACCGTCTGTCCCGGATTTATCGATTCCCATGCCCATCCTGTATTCGGGGATTTCACCCCGCGACAGAACATGATCGGCTTCATAGACAGCAGCCTCCACGGCGGCGTGACGAGCATGATATCCGCGGGCGAGGTCCATCTGCCCGGGAGGCCCACAGACCCTAAGGGGACCAAGGCCCTCGCTCTTCTTGCCCACAAATCATTTGCCAAACTGAGACCTCAGGGCGTAAAGGTATACGGAGGCGCGCTCATACTGGAGAAGGGCCTGAAGGAAGATGACTTCAGGGAGCTCTCCGAAGACGGTGTCTGGCTTGTGGGTGAGATCGGCCTGGGGAGCGTGAAGGAGGCCTCCGAGGCCCGGGTCATGGTCGACTGGGCTAAGAAATACGGCATGAAGGTGCTCATGCACGTGGGAGGGACCTCGGTGCCCGGAAGCTCCACGGTTACGAGCGAGGATGTACTGACCGCCAATCCTACCGTGGCGTGCCACCTCAACGGAGGTCCCACATCGGTTTCCCTCGAAGAGGCAAAGCGGGTGATGAGCCGCACCGGATGCGCGATCGAGATCGTCCACTGCGGGAATCCCTTGATGGCGAAGGAGATTACCGATGCCGCAAAATCTCTCGACATGCTTCACCGGCTGATCATTGGAAATGATGCGCCTTCAGGGACGGGAGTCGTTCCTCTCGGTATATGGCGGATGGTCAATTTCGTCTCCGCTTTGTCCAATATACCCGCGGAGATCGCGGTATGTTTCGCCACGGGGAATACGAAAAGGACCTTTAACCTCACCCACGGCCTCATAAAACCGGGTGACGACGCGGATATGCAGATAATCGATGCCCCTATGGGCTCGGTGGGGAAAGATGCGAAAAGCGCCATAGAGGCGGGGGATATCCCCGGTATTGCCATGGTGCTGATCGACGGCATCGCGAGGACCCAGGTGAGCAGGAATACGCCGCCGCCGGTTAGGAAAATAGGGTAG